A part of Paraburkholderia largidicola genomic DNA contains:
- the cobO gene encoding cob(I)yrinic acid a,c-diamide adenosyltransferase has product MKTDPESHARMTQRRREGHEKKQAQANVEKGLLIVNTGTGKGKSTAAFGMAVRVLGHGMKLGVVQFIKGALHTSERDFLGAQANCDFVTMGDGYTWNTQDREADMATARKGWNEARRMIESGEYQMVILDELNTVLKYEYLPLEEVLAVVNARPEMLHVVITGRHAPDALIDAADLVTEMRIVKHPYREQHVKAQRGVEF; this is encoded by the coding sequence ATGAAGACCGATCCCGAATCGCATGCACGCATGACGCAGCGCCGCCGCGAAGGCCACGAGAAGAAGCAGGCGCAGGCCAACGTCGAGAAGGGGCTGCTGATCGTCAATACCGGCACGGGCAAGGGCAAGTCGACGGCGGCGTTCGGCATGGCCGTGCGCGTGCTCGGCCACGGCATGAAGCTCGGCGTCGTGCAGTTCATCAAGGGCGCGCTGCATACGTCCGAGCGCGACTTCCTCGGCGCGCAGGCGAATTGCGATTTCGTCACGATGGGCGACGGCTACACCTGGAACACGCAGGACCGCGAGGCCGACATGGCGACGGCGCGCAAGGGCTGGAACGAGGCACGCCGCATGATCGAAAGCGGCGAATACCAGATGGTGATTCTCGACGAGTTGAATACCGTGCTGAAGTACGAATACCTTCCGCTCGAAGAAGTCCTCGCTGTCGTGAACGCGCGGCCGGAGATGCTGCACGTCGTCATCACGGGGCGCCATGCGCCCGACGCGTTGATCGACGCCGCCGATCTCGTCACCGAGATGCGCATCGTCAAGCATCCGTACCGCG
- the cobA gene encoding uroporphyrinogen-III C-methyltransferase, which translates to MSRAWLIGAGPGDVELLTLKAARTLALADVVLVDDLVNPEVLQFARADAQVVHVGKRGGQQSTPQPEIVAMMLDHLRAGRSVARLKGGDPFVFGRGGEEQQALQAAGIHVEIISGITAGIAAPAAIGIPVTHRDHAQGVIFVTGHGAGEHEADWRALVATHMTLVIYMGMRRLNEIVDALLHAGMPPDTPCAAIESATRPEQRHVRATLSEFVQRVADAQLGSPSIVVIGGVASLAAPVDAMLAP; encoded by the coding sequence ATGAGCCGCGCCTGGCTGATCGGCGCCGGCCCCGGCGACGTCGAACTGCTGACGCTCAAAGCCGCGCGCACGCTCGCGCTGGCCGACGTCGTGCTGGTCGACGATCTCGTCAATCCCGAGGTCCTGCAGTTCGCGCGCGCAGACGCGCAGGTCGTCCATGTCGGCAAGCGCGGCGGCCAGCAATCCACACCCCAACCCGAAATCGTCGCGATGATGCTCGATCATCTGCGCGCGGGCCGCAGCGTCGCGCGGCTCAAAGGCGGCGACCCGTTCGTGTTTGGCCGCGGCGGCGAAGAGCAACAGGCACTGCAGGCCGCGGGCATCCACGTCGAAATCATCAGCGGAATCACGGCGGGCATCGCCGCGCCCGCTGCGATCGGCATTCCCGTCACGCATCGCGATCACGCGCAGGGTGTGATCTTCGTCACCGGCCACGGCGCGGGCGAACACGAAGCGGACTGGCGCGCGCTCGTCGCCACGCACATGACGCTCGTCATCTACATGGGCATGCGGCGGCTCAACGAAATCGTCGACGCGCTGCTGCACGCCGGCATGCCGCCCGACACGCCTTGCGCCGCGATCGAATCGGCGACGCGCCCCGAGCAGCGCCATGTCCGCGCGACGCTCAGCGAATTCGTGCAACGCGTCGCGGACGCGCAGCTCGGGTCGCCGTCGATCGTCGTGATCGGCGGCGTCGCGTCGCTGGCTGCACCCGTCGATGCGATGCTCGCGCCATGA
- a CDS encoding cobalamin biosynthesis protein: MTALIAGIGCRRGASAEQIEAAVRGALGSALPFSALIAIASVDTKADERGLVAFCARHALPLRTFTREAIAALDTPIDASRHVRAHLGIDGVCEPCALLAAQGGELLVRKQAQDGVTVAIACAAAHPHSNDTTRIKEHR, from the coding sequence ATGACGGCGCTGATTGCAGGCATCGGTTGCCGGCGCGGCGCATCGGCCGAACAGATCGAAGCGGCCGTGCGTGGAGCACTTGGCAGCGCGCTGCCGTTTTCTGCGCTGATCGCGATTGCCTCGGTCGATACGAAAGCCGACGAGCGGGGACTCGTCGCATTCTGCGCGCGGCACGCGCTGCCGTTACGAACCTTCACGCGCGAAGCGATCGCCGCGCTCGACACACCGATCGACGCATCGCGGCACGTGCGCGCGCATCTCGGCATCGACGGCGTCTGCGAACCGTGCGCGCTGCTCGCCGCGCAAGGCGGCGAACTGCTCGTGCGCAAACAGGCGCAAGACGGCGTGACTGTCGCCATCGCGTGCGCTGCCGCACACCCTCATTCCAACGACACAACCAGAATCAAGGAACATCGATGA